GTTGCGGCATGTGCCCCCTCTCGCCGGTCACGCGGTAGACGACGGTGGCGTGGTCGGGGTCCGTGACGGCCGTGACCGCCTGCTCGAAGTCACCGGCGACGCCGAGTCCGCCCCCCTCTCTCAAGACGTCGCCAACCCGATGGCACGACCCCCTGTCCGGCCGGTACGGCCCGTGTGTCGCTCAGCTCTCATAATTCTCGTGCGGCCGCCTGCGGCACCTCATACGATCCCCTCGCCGCTCGTACACCAGTGCGCATCAGGGCACGGGATGCGGGCGCCGGAACCGGAGGGACCACTTGACCATGTCTTTCGGCACGCGATCGCGTGCCGTTCTCGTGTTTCTGGGAACACTCGGCCTGGCACTGGCCGCCGCGTCGCCCTCGATCGCGGCGGACAGGACGCCTACCGTGCCCACTGACCTGTTCAACGGACGCCAGAGCTGCTCGACCGACGCGGACCGACCCACGTACCTGTGGGCCGGCACCGGTCTCGGCGTCGAGGGCATCCCGGGGACCACCGACACCACCGACAACTCCCTGGTCACCGCGCAGTACCGGGTCTGGCCGGTCGTCGATCCGAACAGCATCACCACCGCCACCCGTCCTCACGCGCTCCCCGGCATCGAGGCCCCCGCCACTCTGTCGGCTGCCGCGCTCACCGACGGCCAGACCTACGCGTGGCAGGCACAGACGGTGGCCGACGGCACGGCCTCGGACTGGTCGGCCGCCTGCTACGTCACGATCGACAACACCCGTCCGGCGACCACGCCCACCTTCTCCTCAGCGAACTACCAGCAGGACGTGCCCAACCCGGGTGGCGCTCCGGCCAAGTTCACGCTGAGCGCCGACGGCGACGACGATGTCACCGGATTCGAGTACGCCTGGCTGCTGCCCCTCCCGATCGTCGACATCGCCAACATCGGCGATCACGGCATTCCGCAGTTCGTGGACCCGTACTCGAAACCCACAAGCTTCATGCGCGCCGACGCCCCCGGCGGTTCGGCGACGGTCAGCCTGGTCCCGCCGAGCGGCTCCGGTCCGAAGACCCTGTGGGTGCGAAGCCTGGACCGGGCCTTCAACGGGTCGGAGATCACCAGCTACATGTTCTTCGTCAGCCCCACGGTGCCCAGCGTCACCCCAGCCGTCTCGTCGCCCGAGTTCGGCGAGCCGACCGAGTTCACGCTCCGGCCCGCCCCTGGACTCCAGTCGACGAACCCGGTCGTCAGCTACTCCGTTCGGACCATCGGCGGTCAGATCTACGGCAAGCCGGTCGAGGTCGCGGCGGATACGGACGGTACGGCGAAGGTGACGGTCGTCCTGGACGGCATCTACGGCGAGGCTCTTGAGGTGACCGGCAAGAGCGGAGACGGATGGGTCTCCGATACGGGCCGGTGGAGCAGTACCTACGACACCACTCCCACGGTCGTGTCGGACATCTACCCCGAGAACGGTTCGGGTGGCGGAGTGGGAGTCCCGGGCTCCTTCACGTTCACGCCGAAGGTGAAGGACGTCGTCAGCTACACGTATTCCGTCAACGGGGACCCCGAGGCCACCGTCACCGCGGGCGACGACCACTCCGCGACCATCGACTGGACCCCCGCCTCCGACGGCTTCTACGACCTCCAGGTCTACGCGACAACCAGCTCGGGCGTGCAACTGGCGCCCTACGACTACTACTTCACCGTGAACTGAAACGGTGAGCCGTTGGCAGTGGGGCAGTGCAGCTGCCGCGGCTGAACGGCGGGCGGCCCGCACCCATCGGGGGGTGCGGGCCGCCTCCGTCAGTGGCCGGATCCGTGTCGGCCGCCCAGTTGGTCGCGGTGGCGCGGATCGCCCAGGAACGTGTCCGCGTCGAAGACGGGTGCCGACTTGGCCTGCGCCTTCGTCCGGGACAGCTGCACGATGCGGGCGTCGTGGTCGATGCCCAGGACCTCGCCCGACGGGATCACCACGTCCTTGCCGAGTACCCACAGGCCGGTGTGCACCACCAGGAAGCGCGGGCCGAGGTCCCTGGAGTACTTGCTGACCTTGCCGACGTGACCGTCCGTGGCGTCGACCTGGTATCCGGTCAGGTCGTCGTCCGGGGTGTGGCCGGCGGTCGGCACGTGGTGTGCGCGGTATTGGCTCACGATGTCCTCCCTCTCGTCCTGCTCCTGCTAGTGCCCGCTCAGGCGCGTGGCAGACGTGCGGGAAACATCACGGCGCACGTCGCAGGGCTAGGTCGTGTCCGCAAAGTCAGGGGAGCCAGAGTCGTAGGCAGGCGAGGGTGACCAGGGCCTGGTAGTGGCGGGCGCGTTTGTCGTAGCGGGTGGCCAGGGCTTTGTTGTGCTTGAGCCTGTTGAAGCAGCGTTCGACGACGTTGCGCCGGCGGTAGGCCGCGCGGTTGAGCCGGCACCGGCTCTCGCCTCGCCGGATACGGCCGTTGATCTGGTCGATCCGCTCGGGGATGGCGGCCTTGATGCCTCGTCGGCGGAGATAGGTGCGGATCTTCGTGGACGAGTAGCCCTTGTCGGCGGCCACCAGTTCCGGCCGGGTGCGAGGACGGCCCGGCCCGCACCGCTCGATGCGGATGCGGGCCATGACCTGCTCGAACTGGGTGCAGTCGTTGACGTTGCCAGCGGTGAGGGTGAAGGCCAGGGGTCGTCCCCGGCCGTCGCAGGCGAGGTGGATCTTCGTGGTCAGTCCGCCGCGGGACCGGCCGATCGCCTCGCCCGGCCAGGGCCCCCTTTTCGGGCCCCGGCGGCATGCTGGTGGGCCCGCACGGTCGTGGAGTCGATGCATACGATCGACCAGTCGACGGCTCCCACGGCGTCGGAGTGCTGTTGGACGTGGGCGAGCAGGCGGTCCCAGGTGCCGTCCGCCGACCAGCGGCGAAAGCGTTCGTAGACGGTCTTCCACGGCCCATAGCGCTCGGGCAGATCCCGCCAGGCCGCGCCGGTGGACAGCTTCCACCAGATCCCGTTCACCACTTGGCGGCGGTCCCGCACCGGCCGGCCCATCCGGGGAGGGGCCAGCAACGGTTCGATCACCGCCCACGACTCATCGCTCAGCTCATGACGACGCACCATGAACCGACCAACGAGCAAGCGACTTTGCGGACACGCCCTAGGCCGTCCACACCCGTTCCGCGTAGTCGACGAAGTTGCGCCCCATGATCTTCTCGATGCGGTCGGCGGTGTAGCCGCGCTGTTC
The sequence above is a segment of the Streptomyces asoensis genome. Coding sequences within it:
- a CDS encoding PRC-barrel domain containing protein encodes the protein MSQYRAHHVPTAGHTPDDDLTGYQVDATDGHVGKVSKYSRDLGPRFLVVHTGLWVLGKDVVIPSGEVLGIDHDARIVQLSRTKAQAKSAPVFDADTFLGDPRHRDQLGGRHGSGH